One part of the Desulfurella amilsii genome encodes these proteins:
- a CDS encoding HlyD family secretion protein yields the protein MSNSKKKLILIASVVVITIALIIYWIYTRNQVSTNDAHIDSHIYYVSPKVGGLIKSVYVDNFFHVKKDELLVKIDPIDYENQLKSLTHKYNATLDTIASLKQEALSVQKSSTGQIGSLEENINAAQAQLESYKVNLHKAQLDLKRYQNLYNQRVVSANEFEIENQKYHGALSAFEAQQRTIQSLQSQIASVSSYTHQVAKINEQIKSYGNQLKSLKNQINIAQNNLKHTNIIAPVDGIITQKNIEPGQYVQPGQTLLMVVPLRVAWVNANFKENQIHRIKIGDKATVTIDAYPGVKFKGYVKDIDAGTGDRFSLLPPQNASGNYIKIVQRVPIRIQLYHYDYKKYPLRVGLNSEVTVHVK from the coding sequence ATGTCTAACTCTAAGAAAAAGCTTATTCTTATTGCCAGCGTAGTAGTAATTACCATTGCTTTGATAATCTACTGGATATACACAAGAAACCAGGTTTCTACAAATGATGCCCATATAGATTCACATATTTACTATGTATCGCCAAAGGTTGGAGGTCTCATAAAGTCTGTATATGTTGACAACTTCTTTCATGTAAAGAAGGATGAGCTCCTTGTAAAAATTGATCCGATTGATTATGAAAATCAGCTAAAGAGCCTAACTCACAAGTACAATGCAACACTTGATACCATAGCAAGCCTAAAGCAAGAAGCACTATCAGTGCAAAAAAGCTCAACAGGCCAGATAGGCTCGTTAGAAGAAAACATCAATGCCGCGCAAGCTCAGCTTGAATCATACAAGGTAAACCTTCACAAAGCTCAACTTGACTTAAAGCGCTACCAAAACCTCTACAACCAAAGGGTAGTATCTGCAAATGAATTTGAAATAGAAAACCAAAAGTACCATGGAGCTTTATCTGCATTTGAAGCCCAGCAAAGAACAATACAATCCCTTCAATCACAAATTGCTTCCGTATCAAGCTACACCCACCAAGTAGCTAAGATTAACGAGCAGATAAAATCCTATGGAAACCAGCTAAAAAGCTTAAAAAACCAGATAAACATAGCCCAAAATAACCTAAAACACACAAATATAATAGCTCCAGTTGACGGTATTATAACACAAAAAAACATAGAACCAGGCCAATACGTCCAGCCAGGTCAAACCCTGCTTATGGTAGTGCCATTAAGGGTTGCCTGGGTTAATGCAAACTTCAAAGAAAACCAGATCCACAGAATTAAAATAGGTGACAAAGCTACAGTAACCATAGATGCTTACCCGGGTGTAAAATTCAAAGGCTATGTAAAAGACATAGATGCAGGTACAGGCGATAGGTTTTCTTTGCTTCCGCCGCAGAATGCTTCTGGCAACTACATAAAGATAGTCCAAAGGGTCCCTATAAGAATACAGCTCTACCACTACGATTACAAAAAATATCCCTTAAGGGTTGGTCTAAACTCTGAAGTAACAGTGCATGTTAAGTAA
- the glyA gene encoding serine hydroxymethyltransferase, whose amino-acid sequence MNLKNSLKETDLELFNAIEKEKQRQNYSLEMIASENFVSRAVLEAQGSVLTNKYAEGYPGKRYYGGCEFVDIAEQLAIDRAKQLFGAEYVNVQPHSGSQANMAIYMAALQPGDRLLGMDLSNGGHLTHGSKANFSGKLYLTFGYGVNPETGRIDYDEVAQIVDEFKPKLIVCGASAYPREIDFKKFREIADRVEAYILADIAHIAGLVAVGLHQSPIPYCEFVTTTTHKTLRGPRGGMIMSKEFFGKAIDKTIFPGIQGGPLMHVIAAKAVCFKEALSDEFKQYQTQIVKNAKKLAQALMDSGFKLVSDGTDNHMILVDLTNKSITGKEAEEALSQVDITVNKNTVPGETRSPFVASGIRIGTPALTTRGMKEQQMEIISQLIADTLNNIGNDKIYNSIKQEVKKLCEEFPLHY is encoded by the coding sequence ATGAATTTAAAAAACTCTTTAAAAGAAACTGATTTAGAGCTTTTCAATGCTATAGAAAAAGAAAAGCAAAGGCAAAACTATTCTCTTGAGATGATTGCCAGCGAAAACTTTGTATCAAGAGCAGTTTTAGAAGCGCAAGGCTCAGTTTTGACAAATAAATACGCAGAAGGCTACCCAGGCAAGCGCTACTATGGTGGTTGTGAGTTTGTAGATATTGCAGAACAATTAGCTATAGATAGAGCAAAACAACTATTTGGCGCAGAATATGTAAATGTTCAACCCCATTCTGGCTCACAGGCCAATATGGCCATCTACATGGCAGCACTCCAGCCTGGCGATAGGTTGCTTGGTATGGATTTATCAAACGGCGGACATCTAACGCATGGCTCAAAAGCAAATTTTTCTGGGAAACTATACTTAACATTTGGCTACGGGGTTAACCCGGAAACAGGCAGGATTGATTATGATGAAGTAGCTCAAATTGTAGATGAGTTTAAACCAAAGTTGATTGTTTGCGGCGCAAGCGCATACCCTCGAGAAATTGATTTTAAGAAATTCAGAGAGATTGCAGATAGAGTAGAAGCCTATATTTTAGCAGATATTGCCCATATTGCAGGGCTTGTGGCTGTTGGTTTGCATCAAAGTCCAATCCCTTATTGTGAATTTGTCACAACAACTACGCACAAAACGCTAAGGGGTCCTCGTGGTGGTATGATTATGTCAAAAGAATTTTTTGGCAAAGCTATTGATAAAACGATTTTCCCTGGCATCCAAGGTGGGCCTTTAATGCATGTGATAGCTGCAAAGGCGGTATGTTTTAAAGAAGCTTTAAGTGATGAATTTAAACAATATCAAACACAAATTGTAAAAAATGCTAAAAAGCTTGCACAAGCACTTATGGATAGCGGTTTTAAGCTTGTTTCAGACGGCACAGACAACCACATGATACTGGTGGATTTAACAAATAAAAGCATAACAGGCAAAGAAGCCGAAGAAGCGCTAAGTCAAGTAGATATTACTGTTAATAAAAATACTGTGCCTGGCGAAACAAGAAGTCCTTTTGTGGCAAGCGGTATAAGAATAGGCACTCCAGCACTAACTACCCGCGGCATGAAAGAACAACAAATGGAAATTATTAGCCAATTAATTGCTGATACATTAAACAATATTGGAAACGATAAAATTTACAATAGTATAAAACAAGAGGTGAAAAAACTCTGCGAAGAATTCCCGCTGCACTATTAA
- a CDS encoding TolC family protein, whose amino-acid sequence ELKQAYANLTNAIAQLNQLLNEPIDKTHTFDQVADVVNLKTPLDSLYAQTDNRPDIKALSFAINKAKAQVGMVESSYYPQVQLKANYNRNGQNLDMNNNPYADNSIYSLNIIANWDIFDWGKTKNDVQAAKLQQIALENELANLKTQSKTQILNAYDQAEVAYHNISVSQTALKEANENYKLTNERYLNQLATSTDILDARTLLTQSESNYYGAIYGYCIALENLANAVGKSDEFDYLIRFK is encoded by the coding sequence GAGCTAAAACAAGCTTATGCTAACTTAACAAACGCTATAGCTCAGCTAAACCAATTGCTCAACGAGCCCATTGATAAAACACATACATTTGATCAGGTAGCGGATGTTGTTAACTTAAAAACACCCCTTGACTCACTTTATGCTCAAACAGACAACCGTCCAGATATTAAAGCACTATCATTTGCAATTAACAAAGCCAAAGCTCAAGTAGGTATGGTAGAGTCTAGCTATTATCCTCAGGTACAATTAAAGGCAAACTACAACCGCAATGGTCAAAACCTCGATATGAACAATAACCCATACGCCGATAACTCCATCTATAGCCTAAACATAATTGCAAACTGGGATATATTTGACTGGGGTAAAACAAAAAATGATGTACAAGCCGCAAAGCTACAACAGATTGCCCTAGAAAATGAACTGGCTAATCTAAAAACACAGTCCAAAACTCAAATACTAAACGCATACGATCAAGCTGAAGTAGCATACCACAATATCTCAGTATCCCAAACTGCCCTAAAAGAAGCAAATGAAAACTATAAGCTAACCAATGAGCGCTATCTAAACCAACTTGCAACATCCACAGACATACTTGATGCAAGAACACTTCTTACTCAATCTGAGTCTAACTACTATGGAGCTATATATGGGTACTGCATAGCGCTAGAAAACCTTGCAAATGCTGTTGGAAAGTCAGATGAGTTTGATTATTTGATTAGGTTTAAATAA
- the rpiB gene encoding ribose 5-phosphate isomerase B, whose protein sequence is MIIIGSDHAGFAMKEIIKEYLLGLNYQFEDVGTFSEDSVDYPDFAKKAAKKVQNSDNFGILICGTGLGMSISANRFAGVRCALCHDAYTAEFARKHNNANILAFGGRTTGVEIAKQMVYIFLNASFEGGRHQRRVNKIDTEGEE, encoded by the coding sequence ATGATAATTATTGGATCAGATCACGCAGGTTTTGCTATGAAAGAAATTATAAAAGAATATTTATTGGGGCTAAACTATCAATTTGAAGATGTAGGCACATTTAGCGAAGATTCGGTTGATTATCCGGATTTTGCGAAAAAAGCAGCAAAAAAAGTACAAAATAGCGATAATTTTGGTATACTTATTTGTGGAACTGGACTTGGCATGAGCATTAGCGCAAATCGGTTTGCGGGTGTTAGGTGTGCACTATGTCATGATGCATACACAGCTGAATTTGCGCGCAAGCACAATAATGCAAATATATTGGCGTTTGGTGGCAGGACAACAGGGGTTGAGATAGCAAAGCAAATGGTGTATATTTTTTTGAACGCGTCTTTTGAGGGTGGGAGACACCAAAGACGCGTAAATAAAATTGACACAGAAGGTGAAGAATGA
- a CDS encoding cation diffusion facilitator family transporter produces MNQASVDYKKESRIVINRLLIASTFINVGLTIVKYLLGKWIGNVALQADALHSALDVLSSVIVFSAMFFSYIKTDKFPFGLYKLENIASSLVSLLIVLTAFEIGYSLFEKHEVLHVSIFKQVLTAGILFLIVILMFLYSRYEKKIGIKYSSSGIVSDAEHIKSDLFSIFIIICSIIFSIYGLNIDKYVAVIIIVMILHSGFELFKNSTLALLDINIDKKTIKAINLEISQFEHVNEITSIKGRKSGRFMLLEIIVKFDVASFEEAHRLSTEIEKRIYEKFPNVDNVIVHYEPMEKNIVKICIPQSKNNQISEDFSNSKFFLIINYDLSRQKILNIQEKQNDFLELKEKKGIQIALFLVKEGVDIIVSTQQIVNTGPYFVFKTHNKKFYMVQDAKIDNLEQLLKNISNKINIKHVMEEA; encoded by the coding sequence ATGAATCAGGCTAGCGTTGATTATAAAAAAGAGTCAAGAATAGTAATAAATAGATTACTTATTGCATCGACTTTTATAAATGTGGGGTTAACTATTGTAAAGTACTTACTTGGTAAATGGATTGGCAATGTTGCCCTTCAAGCAGATGCCTTGCATTCAGCTTTAGATGTGTTATCCAGCGTTATTGTGTTTAGCGCTATGTTTTTTTCTTATATAAAAACCGATAAATTTCCATTTGGATTGTATAAACTTGAGAATATAGCTTCCAGTCTTGTATCTTTGCTTATTGTATTAACGGCATTTGAAATTGGATATAGCTTATTTGAAAAACACGAGGTTTTACATGTTAGTATTTTCAAACAAGTTTTAACAGCAGGTATACTTTTTTTGATTGTTATTCTTATGTTTTTATACAGTCGTTATGAAAAAAAAATTGGCATAAAATACTCTTCAAGTGGTATAGTTTCTGATGCAGAACACATTAAGAGCGATTTGTTTTCAATTTTTATAATTATTTGCAGTATTATTTTTTCAATTTATGGTTTAAACATTGATAAGTATGTGGCTGTTATAATTATAGTCATGATACTGCACTCTGGTTTCGAATTATTTAAAAACTCGACACTTGCACTCCTTGATATTAATATTGATAAGAAAACAATCAAGGCAATAAATCTCGAAATTTCACAATTTGAACATGTCAACGAGATTACATCAATTAAAGGTCGAAAAAGTGGCCGCTTTATGCTTTTAGAGATTATTGTAAAGTTTGATGTAGCAAGTTTTGAAGAAGCACACAGGTTATCTACAGAAATAGAAAAACGTATCTATGAAAAGTTTCCCAATGTTGACAATGTAATTGTTCACTACGAGCCTATGGAAAAAAATATCGTAAAAATTTGTATTCCTCAAAGCAAAAATAATCAGATATCAGAAGATTTTAGCAATAGCAAATTTTTTTTGATTATAAATTACGATTTATCAAGACAAAAGATTTTAAATATACAAGAAAAACAAAACGACTTTTTAGAATTAAAAGAGAAAAAAGGTATACAGATCGCTTTATTTTTAGTAAAAGAGGGTGTAGATATTATTGTATCTACACAGCAGATTGTAAACACGGGCCCATATTTTGTTTTTAAAACGCACAACAAGAAATTTTACATGGTTCAAGACGCTAAAATCGACAATTTAGAACAATTATTAAAAAATATATCAAATAAAATTAACATTAAACATGTAATGGAGGAAGCTTAG
- a CDS encoding peptidylprolyl isomerase has protein sequence MLDFFRKHRKYFFVVLVLATLSFVAGGAYLYVSGPFKTSQDVAIKVGSTKISSQEYLNTYNQLYSFYSNLLAQMKGGNVTDQDIKNLHLKQKTADLLIDKVLLLKEAKREGIEVTKEDIQKNIEKNPVFAENGKFSKEKYLLVLRENHLKPAEFENSIKNDLYIEKLKDSMAKKINITDVMAKKYFTDNFSNIKLSYVDFNASAFAKKVSYNDSDLKDYYNKNKQEFMQPATINVKYAAVDTSYLAPKEKVTDEEMKSFYDTHTQSFQMPATYELAHILIKPKGNSKQDIQEAQKKAEEIYKQLTPNNFEQLANQYSDDPYSGPKGGVLGWLYPAMFKPDNTFAKVAFSLKKGEISKPFQTQLGYEIVYLMNTKPTQTVSFNEAKPYIEKMLQAQKAQDNLFRESKRIALMIKNPADFDKICKQEGLKVHQTGLVAINSGILPQNILQKAYEATTNTLLGPDEVKANNNTAYLIYETIEKNNPYLPDFDKIKGKVVQAYTKYKATELAKEAFSKAVAQKPLDLQKITTQYGLNIQATPMFSKMNPDSNFTCFNKPENIDFIFKQAVGFVGVCSANSDNYIYKIADKKADMNMFEQYKNQLKVQMKDEEVNKSLDNLLKELKANTKIVINPQIVNESNNR, from the coding sequence ATGTTGGATTTTTTTAGAAAGCACAGAAAGTATTTTTTTGTAGTGCTTGTTCTTGCTACATTGAGCTTTGTAGCAGGTGGTGCGTACCTTTACGTATCAGGTCCGTTTAAAACAAGTCAGGATGTAGCAATTAAAGTAGGTTCTACAAAAATTTCTTCTCAAGAGTATTTAAACACATACAATCAGCTGTATAGTTTTTATTCTAATTTGCTTGCTCAGATGAAAGGAGGTAATGTAACAGATCAGGATATCAAAAATTTACACCTAAAGCAAAAAACTGCCGATTTACTCATAGACAAGGTATTATTATTAAAAGAGGCTAAAAGAGAAGGCATAGAAGTAACAAAAGAAGATATCCAAAAAAATATAGAGAAAAATCCTGTATTTGCTGAAAACGGCAAATTTTCAAAAGAAAAATATCTACTTGTATTAAGGGAGAATCATTTAAAGCCAGCAGAATTTGAAAATTCTATCAAAAACGATTTATATATTGAAAAATTGAAAGATTCAATGGCAAAGAAAATCAATATTACTGATGTGATGGCAAAAAAGTACTTTACAGACAATTTTTCAAATATCAAGCTATCCTATGTAGATTTTAATGCAAGTGCATTTGCAAAAAAAGTTTCTTATAATGACAGCGATTTAAAAGATTATTACAATAAAAATAAGCAAGAATTTATGCAACCTGCAACGATTAATGTTAAATATGCTGCAGTCGATACATCTTATTTAGCACCAAAAGAAAAAGTCACAGACGAGGAGATGAAAAGCTTTTACGATACACATACGCAAAGTTTTCAAATGCCAGCAACGTATGAGCTTGCACATATACTAATTAAGCCAAAAGGTAACTCTAAACAGGATATACAAGAAGCACAAAAGAAAGCAGAAGAAATTTACAAACAGCTAACACCAAATAATTTTGAGCAACTTGCAAATCAATATTCAGATGATCCCTACAGCGGACCAAAAGGAGGCGTTTTAGGCTGGCTATACCCTGCAATGTTTAAGCCAGACAACACATTTGCTAAAGTTGCTTTTAGTTTAAAGAAAGGAGAGATTTCAAAGCCTTTTCAGACGCAGCTGGGCTACGAAATAGTGTATTTGATGAACACAAAGCCCACACAAACAGTTAGCTTTAATGAGGCAAAACCATATATTGAAAAAATGTTACAAGCGCAAAAAGCCCAAGATAATTTATTTAGAGAAAGCAAAAGAATAGCTTTGATGATTAAAAATCCCGCGGACTTTGATAAAATTTGCAAACAAGAAGGGCTAAAGGTGCACCAAACTGGTTTGGTTGCTATAAATTCAGGTATTTTGCCACAAAATATACTGCAAAAAGCTTATGAAGCTACAACAAACACACTGCTAGGTCCAGACGAAGTAAAAGCAAACAACAATACTGCTTATTTAATTTATGAGACGATTGAAAAAAATAATCCATACTTGCCAGATTTTGATAAGATAAAAGGGAAAGTTGTACAAGCCTACACTAAGTATAAAGCCACAGAACTTGCAAAAGAGGCTTTCTCTAAAGCTGTTGCCCAAAAACCACTAGATTTACAAAAAATTACTACTCAATACGGTTTGAATATTCAGGCAACACCGATGTTTTCTAAGATGAACCCAGATTCAAATTTTACATGCTTCAATAAACCGGAAAATATCGATTTTATCTTTAAACAAGCTGTAGGTTTTGTTGGAGTGTGCAGTGCAAATAGTGATAATTATATTTACAAAATCGCGGACAAAAAAGCTGATATGAATATGTTTGAACAATACAAAAATCAACTTAAAGTCCAGATGAAAGATGAAGAGGTTAACAAATCGCTGGATAATTTGTTAAAGGAACTAAAAGCTAACACAAAAATTGTAATCAACCCTCAAATTGTGAATGAAAGCAACAATCGATAA
- a CDS encoding endonuclease III domain-containing protein yields the protein MKATIDKIIETLKDIYPSLQEPIVTEVAREGNPFFVLISTILSLRTKDKTTKQATQRLLSVVKTPEEMLNLSVEKISQLIYPVGFYNVKAKNILKVCKILVEKYNAQVPDKLEYLLNLPNVGRKTANLVLSKGFNIPAICVDIHVHRISNRLGIVKTKTPTQTEFELTKVLPKKYWIEYNDLLVPFGQNICTPISPFCSKCKLENMCLKVGVKSSR from the coding sequence ATGAAAGCAACAATCGATAAAATTATTGAAACATTGAAAGACATTTACCCTTCTTTGCAAGAGCCCATTGTTACTGAGGTGGCAAGGGAGGGTAACCCTTTTTTTGTTTTAATTTCAACTATACTGAGTTTGCGCACAAAAGATAAAACAACAAAACAAGCTACACAAAGGTTATTGAGCGTTGTAAAAACACCAGAAGAAATGCTTAACCTATCTGTAGAAAAAATTTCACAGTTAATCTACCCTGTGGGTTTCTACAATGTGAAGGCTAAAAATATTTTAAAGGTGTGTAAAATACTCGTTGAAAAATACAACGCCCAGGTGCCAGATAAACTCGAATATTTGCTTAATTTGCCAAATGTAGGCAGAAAAACAGCCAACCTTGTTTTATCCAAAGGTTTTAATATACCGGCAATTTGTGTTGATATACATGTACATAGAATTTCTAATAGATTAGGCATTGTAAAGACAAAAACACCAACGCAAACGGAATTTGAACTAACGAAAGTTTTGCCCAAAAAATATTGGATAGAGTACAATGATTTGCTTGTGCCATTTGGTCAAAATATCTGCACTCCTATTTCGCCTTTTTGTTCAAAGTGTAAACTTGAAAACATGTGTTTAAAAGTAGGCGTAAAAAGTTCAAGATGA
- a CDS encoding DHA2 family efflux MFS transporter permease subunit, whose translation MQQKVNPYIIALTVMIPTFMVLMDTSIVSVALPYIAGPLSVTSDDAAWTLTVYIAANAIILPVTGFFSQKFGRKKFFLTMVIGFTVTSFLCGIAPNLDLLLLFRALQGFSGGTLQPLSQAILMESFPLEKRTQAMSIFSIGVVFAPILGPLLGGYIVNNYDWRWMFLINVPFGILAIIMIILFIFDPDYAKAKKELKIDYTALSFLVLGIGSLQTMLDRGQEYDWFNSNFIVVLALISFFFISIFLIKNYFSKTPLIRMYLFKDKNYAFSAIAMFFLGFLFFTTVALLPNLVQTLLKYDAYTAGLIMMPGGVASLIVIIILGRFSTKINQKIAIFIGSLIVFYSLYLMEQINLTASPYFIILGRVIIGFGLPLIFIPINVLAFNFLKKEDINEASSVINFTRNIGGSFGISFMIDTLVQRRLEFHRDALVSHINSSNPIFNGLLEHMRQYLVTRGFSFADSYHKVIALANNTLNAQSLIMSYQDAFHVMMWMSVIFIVFLPFIKKVKSKSNTQVNTEM comes from the coding sequence ATGCAGCAGAAAGTAAACCCGTATATAATTGCACTAACTGTGATGATACCTACATTTATGGTACTGATGGACACATCTATCGTAAGTGTAGCTCTGCCATACATTGCAGGCCCATTGTCTGTTACATCAGATGATGCAGCTTGGACTCTAACGGTCTATATTGCAGCAAATGCTATAATCTTGCCAGTTACGGGTTTTTTTTCTCAAAAATTTGGTAGAAAAAAGTTTTTTTTGACAATGGTTATTGGCTTTACAGTAACTTCCTTTTTGTGCGGAATTGCTCCAAACCTTGACCTTTTGCTTTTGTTTAGAGCACTACAAGGCTTTAGTGGTGGCACACTTCAGCCACTGTCTCAGGCTATATTGATGGAGAGTTTTCCATTAGAAAAACGCACACAGGCTATGAGTATATTCTCTATTGGAGTGGTGTTTGCTCCAATTTTGGGACCATTGCTTGGGGGGTATATTGTAAACAATTACGATTGGCGCTGGATGTTTTTAATCAATGTGCCATTTGGCATACTTGCTATCATAATGATAATTTTGTTTATTTTTGATCCAGATTACGCTAAGGCAAAAAAAGAATTAAAAATCGACTATACAGCACTTAGTTTTCTTGTATTAGGTATTGGTTCACTCCAGACCATGCTAGATAGGGGCCAAGAGTATGATTGGTTTAATTCTAATTTTATTGTAGTGTTAGCATTAATAAGTTTCTTTTTTATTTCCATTTTTTTAATTAAAAATTATTTTTCAAAAACACCGCTTATTAGGATGTATTTGTTTAAAGACAAAAATTACGCATTTAGCGCTATCGCTATGTTCTTTTTGGGTTTTTTGTTTTTTACAACAGTAGCATTATTGCCAAATTTGGTGCAGACATTATTAAAGTATGATGCCTACACAGCTGGTCTTATTATGATGCCAGGTGGCGTTGCAAGCTTGATTGTAATTATTATACTTGGAAGATTTTCTACTAAAATTAATCAAAAAATAGCTATTTTTATCGGTAGTTTGATTGTTTTTTATTCGCTTTATTTAATGGAGCAGATAAATTTGACTGCATCGCCATACTTTATTATCCTTGGAAGAGTAATAATAGGCTTTGGGTTACCTTTGATTTTTATACCCATAAATGTGCTTGCTTTTAATTTTTTAAAAAAAGAAGATATAAACGAGGCCAGTAGTGTTATAAATTTTACAAGAAATATTGGTGGAAGTTTTGGGATATCTTTTATGATTGATACGCTTGTACAAAGAAGGTTGGAATTTCATAGAGACGCGTTGGTTTCGCACATAAATAGTTCAAACCCAATCTTTAATGGTTTATTAGAACATATGAGGCAGTATTTGGTTACAAGAGGTTTTTCTTTTGCTGACTCATACCATAAAGTAATTGCTTTGGCAAACAATACGCTTAATGCGCAAAGTTTGATAATGTCCTACCAGGACGCATTTCATGTAATGATGTGGATGTCGGTAATCTTTATTGTATTTTTACCTTTTATCAAAAAAGTAAAAAGTAAATCCAATACACAAGTTAATACTGAAATGTAG
- a CDS encoding radical SAM protein has protein sequence MEFLFGPVPSRRLGLSLGINIIPHKTCNYNCVYCEVGKTTNLTNQRQSFYNIEDIKKDFIEHVDKVGKFDFITFSGSGEPTLNKDLGELIRFVKSFNRAKIAVLTNGSLLYLEDVRHDLYEADVVIPSLDAAQEAAFKRINQPHKELNLKNIIEGLKLFVREFKGEVWLEIVFAKGINDKDQDIEALKKAIEYIGPKKVQIGTIERPPAFRGIEKLSNDKLMHIYMALKDYNVELIKPFSDKNVNFKEFLEKSIIKMISIRPCSVEELADVFDTERKDIYNIVSQLINKEKAFKKNFGNKEFISARK, from the coding sequence TTGGAATTTTTATTTGGGCCTGTTCCATCAAGAAGATTAGGTTTAAGCCTTGGTATAAATATTATACCACATAAAACTTGTAACTATAATTGTGTATATTGTGAGGTTGGAAAAACCACCAATCTTACAAACCAAAGACAATCATTTTACAATATTGAAGATATAAAAAAAGACTTTATTGAGCATGTAGACAAAGTGGGCAAATTTGATTTTATAACTTTTTCTGGAAGCGGTGAACCTACTTTAAACAAAGATTTAGGAGAGCTCATTAGGTTTGTAAAAAGCTTTAACAGAGCAAAGATTGCTGTTTTAACAAATGGCAGTTTGCTTTATTTAGAAGATGTAAGGCACGATCTTTATGAGGCGGATGTTGTAATACCAAGCCTTGATGCAGCGCAAGAGGCTGCTTTTAAGCGTATTAACCAGCCGCATAAAGAGCTGAACTTAAAAAATATCATAGAAGGTTTAAAATTATTTGTGCGAGAATTTAAAGGTGAAGTATGGCTTGAGATTGTGTTTGCAAAAGGCATAAATGACAAAGATCAGGATATTGAAGCTCTAAAAAAAGCTATAGAGTATATTGGTCCAAAAAAAGTACAAATTGGCACGATTGAGAGGCCACCTGCATTTAGAGGCATAGAAAAACTATCAAATGATAAACTTATGCATATTTATATGGCTTTGAAAGATTATAATGTTGAGCTTATTAAACCATTTTCAGATAAAAATGTAAATTTTAAAGAATTTTTAGAAAAATCTATAATAAAAATGATAAGTATAAGACCGTGTTCTGTCGAAGAGCTTGCAGATGTTTTTGATACTGAAAGAAAAGATATCTATAATATAGTATCCCAATTAATTAACAAAGAAAAAGCTTTTAAAAAAAATTTTGGCAACAAGGAATTTATTAGCGCAAGGAAGTAG